The Pandoraea vervacti DNA window CCGAGGCGATGACGAAGCCGTATTGGTCCGAGAGTTCGAACAGGCGCTTCCAGTCCGCGAGCCCCAGCACGGCGCCGGTCGGGTTGCCGGGCGAGCAGAGGTAGACGAGCTGGACGTCGCGCCAGACCTCGGCCGGTACGGCGTCGTAATCCGGTGCGAAGTTGCGCGCCGGGTCGCTGTCCGCGTAATAGGGGGTGGCCCCGGCGAGCAGCGTGGCGCCTTCGTAGATCTGGTAGAACGGGTTCGGGCAGAGCACACGCGCGCCCGGCTTGCTGCCGTCGACGACCGCCTGCGCAAACGAGAACAGGGCTTCGCGTGACCCCGTGACCGGCAGCACCTCGGTGGCCGGATTCACGTTGGGTAGCGCGTAGCGACGCTCCAGCCAATGGGCGATGGCCGCGCGCAGCGGTTCACCGCCGGCGGTCGCGGGGTAGTTCGAGAGACCGCCCAGCCCTTCGATCAGGGCTTCCTTGATGAATTGCGGCGTCGGGTGTTTGGGCTCACCGATACCGAAACTGATGGCCTTGAAACCGTTCGCGGGCGTGACGTCGGCCACGAGCGACTTCAGACGTTCAAACGGGTAGGGCTGGAGCTTGTCGAGTAATGGGTTCACTTGGATTCAAACAGACTCAGGGCTAGGGTTCGCGACGCCGTTCAAAAGGAAAATCGGGACATCGGCAAACAAAATCGGGACCGTCCGAGGCCGCGCCGGGCGGCTGGGCGAAATCTGGGACGCGCCGGCGCGCTGGGCGACACCGTGCCTGTCCTTGACCATACTCGACGAATCGCAAGCCGGACATAGGCCCGCGCTTATTCGTTTCATCACGCGAAGGGGTTCCCGGACGCGTTCAAGAATGGCAAGATCGGCAAAGCGAAAATTATACCGTTACGGCGCCCACAAAACGCGCCCGCCGCGTAATTCAGCACATTCCGAGGCGCCAATAGGGCAAGTCTGCGGAGTATCTCAGGTTTTTCAGGAGTCAACAGTATGACCGTAGCCGGAAACGGCGCGCACGGCCCCCGGACG harbors:
- the dapC gene encoding succinyldiaminopimelate transaminase, with translation MNPLLDKLQPYPFERLKSLVADVTPANGFKAISFGIGEPKHPTPQFIKEALIEGLGGLSNYPATAGGEPLRAAIAHWLERRYALPNVNPATEVLPVTGSREALFSFAQAVVDGSKPGARVLCPNPFYQIYEGATLLAGATPYYADSDPARNFAPDYDAVPAEVWRDVQLVYLCSPGNPTGAVLGLADWKRLFELSDQYGFVIASDECYSEIYFDEEHPPLGGLAAAHQLGRGFERLVVFSSLSKRSNVPGMRSGFVAGDAAILKKFLLYRTYHGCAMSPAVQAASIAAWNDEAHVRLNRSKYLKKFQTVTPMLAEVLDVRLPDAGFYLWARVDARTGLSDTEFTRQLLAQYNVAVLPGSYLGRAAHGANPAENYVRIALVADVDECTEGAQRIVQFCQSL